In Haematobia irritans isolate KBUSLIRL chromosome 1, ASM5000362v1, whole genome shotgun sequence, a genomic segment contains:
- the LOC142236469 gene encoding uncharacterized protein LOC142236469, whose amino-acid sequence MFKSSAIFLIISVILHHSPAIRSEDGFLSISSPADQDIQEAKEFSDAIIGTVQQYIQYQLPPQGKAEGEEILKHIQQGLTNCDSLLQSVVNIWEYKQCASALRRDAMSSLALLQEKYRPYSASSATRATLFW is encoded by the exons ATGTTTAAAAGTTCAGCCATATTTTTGATCATTTCTGTG ATTTTACATCATTCTCCCGCAATTAGATCCGAAGATGGATTCCTAAGTATTTCCTCTCCTGCTGATCAAGATATTCAAGAAGCCAAAGAGTTTTCGGATGCCATTATAGGTACGGTTCAGCAATACATCCAATACCAATTGCCGCCACAAGGAAAAGCTGAAGGAGAAGAAATTCTAAAGCATATTCAGCAAGGACTTACTAATTGCGATAGTTTATTGCAATCGGTGGTCAATATCTGGGAATATAAACAATGTGCCAGTGCTTTGCGTCGTGATGCAATGTCTTCGTTGGCTTTGTTACAAGAAAAATATCGGCCATATTCGGCATCCTCTGCAACAAGAGCAACATTATTTTGGTAA